From Cellulomonas chengniuliangii, the proteins below share one genomic window:
- a CDS encoding sensor histidine kinase gives MRATHARQPRASWNPARRTAHVTVRARLLGAVVALAGLTVLIAGAAAFALQAQATDARIDSSLGRAVEVLHITANDGPNPDQASRPKFTTVADLLEKAVQMRGLTEHEGVIALVDGEPRWFASRPVVLRLEADLELVDLLRDLPSDQPVELRTVRTSLTEYRMVAVPVRVGGDPSVGMFVVAVDRGAEIDTLSRTYLTYATIALGSLAVIAAVAWFVVGRLLSPIRLLRDAARRITESDLSERIPVSGADDLSDLAATVNAMLDRLENAFGSQRELLDDVGHELRTPLTIVRGHLELINPRDPEDVRAVQSLALDELDRMHRLVDDLMTLATADRPDFVRPAPTDIGRLTDDVLDKARSLGDRQWQVTARADVVLMVDSQRVTQAWLQLIANAVSVSAPGTRIRIGSELHAGRVRLWVHDQGPGVAPEEEQRIFERFHRGRADRTGRRSEGAGLGLPIVAAIAAAHRGRVRLERWPAHAGPGSVFLLDLPAIPYTEKSRQGRAELVEHR, from the coding sequence ATGAGGGCGACGCACGCGCGTCAGCCCCGGGCGAGCTGGAACCCCGCGCGGCGGACGGCGCACGTCACCGTCCGCGCGCGGCTGCTCGGAGCCGTGGTCGCGCTTGCCGGCCTCACCGTGCTCATCGCTGGAGCAGCGGCGTTCGCCCTGCAAGCGCAGGCCACGGACGCCCGGATCGACAGCTCGTTGGGCCGCGCCGTCGAGGTGCTGCACATCACCGCCAACGACGGGCCGAACCCCGACCAGGCGTCGAGGCCTAAGTTCACCACCGTGGCGGACCTGCTCGAGAAGGCCGTGCAGATGCGTGGCCTGACGGAGCACGAGGGCGTGATCGCGCTGGTCGACGGCGAGCCTCGCTGGTTCGCGTCCCGTCCCGTGGTGCTGCGCCTCGAGGCGGACCTCGAGCTCGTGGACCTGCTGCGGGACCTGCCCTCCGACCAGCCAGTCGAGCTGCGCACGGTGCGCACGTCGTTGACGGAGTACCGGATGGTCGCGGTGCCGGTGCGGGTCGGCGGGGACCCGTCCGTCGGCATGTTCGTCGTGGCGGTCGACCGCGGCGCGGAGATCGACACGCTCAGCCGCACCTACCTCACGTACGCGACGATCGCCCTGGGGTCGCTCGCGGTAATCGCCGCGGTGGCCTGGTTCGTGGTGGGCCGCCTGCTGAGCCCCATCCGGCTGCTGCGCGACGCCGCCCGCCGGATCACCGAGTCGGACCTGTCCGAGCGGATCCCGGTCTCGGGCGCCGACGACCTGTCGGACTTGGCGGCCACAGTGAACGCCATGCTCGACCGGTTGGAGAACGCGTTCGGCTCCCAGCGCGAGCTGCTCGACGACGTGGGGCACGAGCTGCGGACGCCCTTGACGATCGTGCGCGGGCACCTCGAGCTCATCAACCCCAGGGACCCGGAGGACGTGCGGGCCGTGCAGTCGCTGGCGCTGGACGAGCTGGACCGGATGCACCGCCTCGTCGACGACCTCATGACGCTGGCCACCGCGGACCGGCCGGACTTCGTGCGGCCCGCCCCGACGGACATCGGGCGCCTGACGGATGACGTGCTGGACAAGGCCCGCAGCCTGGGCGACAGGCAGTGGCAGGTCACCGCCCGCGCGGACGTGGTGCTGATGGTGGACTCGCAGCGCGTCACGCAGGCCTGGTTGCAGCTCATCGCCAATGCCGTGTCGGTCTCCGCACCCGGGACCCGCATCCGGATCGGCAGCGAGCTGCATGCCGGTCGGGTGCGCCTGTGGGTGCACGACCAGGGCCCGGGAGTCGCGCCCGAGGAGGAGCAGCGCATCTTCGAGCGGTTCCACCGGGGCCGCGCGGACCGGACGGGCCGCCGCTCGGAGGGCGCAGGCCTCGGGCTGCCCATCGTGGCGGCCATCGCCGCCGCCCACCGGGGCCGCGTCCGCCTCGAGCGCTGGCCCGCGCACGCCGGACCAGGCTCGGTCTTCCTCCTCGACCTGCCCGCCATCCCGTACACCGAAAAGTCGCGCCAGGGGCGCGCCGAGCTCGTGGAGCACAGATGA
- a CDS encoding response regulator transcription factor — protein MTQILIAEDEERIAAFIAKGLHAEGFATSVVATGREAIDLARTGEYALLVLDLGLADMDGLDVLQQLRATGEAVPVIILTARSSVTDTVTGLESGADDYMAKPFRFEELLARVRLRLRTPQQVGEATTLTHGPLQLDLRTRRMKVADHEIDLSAREFALAETFLRHPGHVLSREQLLSQVWGYDFDPGSNVVDVYVRYLRKKLGAAHFDTVRGVGYRLVDATATRSTSQGRHVAPYQGRDAPG, from the coding sequence ATGACGCAGATCCTCATCGCCGAGGACGAAGAGCGGATCGCCGCCTTCATCGCCAAGGGCCTGCACGCCGAGGGGTTCGCGACCAGTGTGGTGGCCACCGGGCGGGAGGCCATCGACCTCGCCCGCACCGGCGAGTACGCGCTGCTCGTTCTCGACCTGGGCCTCGCGGACATGGACGGGCTCGACGTGCTGCAGCAGCTGCGGGCGACGGGCGAGGCGGTGCCGGTCATCATCCTGACGGCGCGCAGCTCGGTGACGGACACGGTGACCGGCCTCGAGTCCGGCGCCGACGACTACATGGCCAAGCCGTTCCGCTTCGAGGAGCTGCTGGCCCGGGTGCGGCTGCGGCTGCGCACGCCGCAGCAGGTCGGCGAGGCGACGACCCTGACGCACGGGCCCTTGCAGCTCGACCTGCGCACCCGGCGGATGAAGGTGGCAGACCACGAGATCGACCTGTCCGCGCGGGAGTTCGCGCTGGCGGAGACCTTCCTGCGCCACCCCGGGCACGTGCTCAGCCGAGAGCAGCTCCTCTCCCAGGTGTGGGGGTACGACTTCGACCCCGGCTCGAACGTCGTCGACGTCTACGTGCGCTACCTGCGCAAGAAACTCGGCGCCGCGCACTTCGACACGGTGCGGGGGGTCGGCTACCGGCTGGTCGACGCGACGGCCACCAGGTCGACCTCCCAGGGGCGCCATGTCGCGCCGTACCAGGGCCGCGACGCCCCGGGCTGA
- a CDS encoding adenosine deaminase, with product MRDLDRLPKAHLHLHFTGSMRPETLQDLAVGYGVRLPSALLDGDPLRVPADERGWFRFQRLYDAARACVRSEADMRRILTEAVADDAAEGSRRLEIQVDPTSYAPFVGGLTPALEIVLDAARSAGQRHGVEVGVVVAASRMRHPLEARTLARLAALHAGDGPGQVVGFGLSNDERRGETSEFAAAFEIARRAGLASVPHGGELLGPAHVDSVLDHLSPDRLGHGVRAAEDPAVLDRVVGQGVALEVCPASNVSLGVYRDQAQVPLRALVDAGATVALGADDPLLFGSRLTGQYEAARTVHGFTDADLAALAKSSIRASRASDQTRARLIGEVDAWLAEPDPAAARAAS from the coding sequence GTGCGTGACCTGGACCGGCTCCCCAAGGCCCACCTGCACCTGCACTTCACCGGCTCCATGCGGCCGGAGACGTTGCAGGACCTCGCCGTGGGATACGGCGTGCGCCTGCCCTCCGCGCTGCTGGACGGGGACCCGCTGCGGGTCCCCGCCGACGAGCGCGGCTGGTTCCGCTTCCAACGCCTGTACGACGCGGCGAGGGCGTGCGTGCGGAGCGAGGCGGACATGCGCCGCATCCTCACCGAGGCCGTCGCCGACGACGCCGCCGAGGGATCCCGCCGGCTGGAGATCCAGGTCGACCCGACGTCGTACGCGCCGTTCGTGGGGGGACTCACGCCAGCTCTCGAGATCGTGCTGGACGCGGCCCGATCCGCCGGGCAGCGGCACGGGGTCGAGGTGGGCGTCGTCGTGGCCGCGTCCCGCATGCGCCACCCGCTCGAGGCGCGCACCCTCGCGCGGCTCGCGGCGCTGCACGCCGGCGACGGGCCTGGCCAGGTCGTCGGCTTCGGCCTGAGCAACGACGAGCGGCGCGGGGAGACCTCCGAGTTCGCGGCGGCCTTCGAGATCGCCCGCCGGGCCGGGCTGGCGTCGGTGCCGCACGGCGGGGAGCTGCTCGGCCCGGCGCACGTCGACTCCGTCCTGGACCATCTGTCGCCCGACCGCCTGGGCCACGGCGTCCGCGCCGCCGAGGACCCGGCGGTGCTGGACCGGGTCGTGGGCCAGGGCGTCGCGCTCGAGGTCTGCCCGGCGTCCAACGTCTCCCTCGGCGTCTACCGCGACCAGGCCCAGGTGCCGCTCCGCGCGCTCGTGGACGCCGGGGCCACCGTGGCGTTGGGCGCCGACGACCCGCTGCTCTTCGGGTCGAGGCTGACCGGCCAGTACGAGGCGGCCCGCACCGTGCACGGGTTCACCGACGCCGACCTCGCGGCCCTGGCCAAGTCGTCCATCCGCGCGAGCCGCGCCAGCGATCAGACGCGCGCCCGCCTGATCGGCGAGGTGGACGCGTGGCTCGCGGAGCCCGACCCCGCAGCCGCCCGAGCCGCCAGTTGA
- a CDS encoding UDP-N-acetylmuramate dehydrogenase produces MTTSTETPTLAQLTTMRVGGPAGRYVETADEAELIATVRAADADGEPVLVLGGGSNLLVSDEGFDGVVVRDLRTGVTTPDSSACAGATVTAPAGAPWDDVVAYAVEQRLVGVEALSGIPGSTGATPVQNVGAYGQEVAQTIALVRVFDRERARVRTFPLADLGFGYRTSVLKRSMRVVPGDDRSPWYPTPRYVVLDVTFQLKPGDLSAPVAYGELAAALDVAVGERAPLEDVRAAVLGLRARKGMVLDPTDPDTASAGSFFTNPVLSQEDALLLPEDAPRYPAGEDVKVSAAWLIERAGFGRGYGLPGPAALSTKHTLALTNRGGAAAADIVALAREVRDGVRERFGVALEPEPVLVGVSL; encoded by the coding sequence GTGACCACCTCGACCGAGACACCGACCTTGGCCCAGCTGACGACGATGCGGGTGGGCGGGCCGGCGGGGCGGTACGTCGAGACCGCGGACGAGGCCGAGCTCATCGCCACCGTCCGCGCGGCCGACGCCGACGGCGAGCCCGTGCTCGTGCTGGGCGGCGGCTCGAACCTGCTGGTGTCCGACGAGGGCTTCGACGGCGTCGTTGTGCGGGACCTGCGCACGGGCGTCACCACGCCGGACTCGTCCGCGTGCGCGGGGGCCACCGTGACGGCGCCGGCGGGCGCCCCATGGGACGACGTGGTGGCGTACGCCGTGGAGCAGAGGCTCGTGGGCGTCGAGGCGCTGTCCGGCATCCCCGGCTCGACGGGCGCCACCCCCGTGCAGAACGTGGGCGCCTACGGCCAGGAGGTCGCGCAGACGATCGCGCTGGTGCGGGTCTTCGACCGTGAGCGCGCGCGGGTGCGGACCTTCCCCCTGGCCGATCTGGGCTTTGGCTACCGCACCTCGGTGCTCAAGCGGTCGATGCGCGTGGTCCCCGGTGACGACCGCTCGCCGTGGTACCCCACCCCCCGGTACGTCGTCCTCGACGTGACGTTCCAGCTCAAGCCCGGCGACCTGTCGGCGCCTGTCGCGTACGGAGAGCTCGCCGCGGCGCTGGACGTCGCCGTGGGCGAAAGGGCGCCGCTCGAGGACGTCCGAGCGGCGGTCCTGGGGCTGCGGGCCCGCAAGGGCATGGTGCTGGACCCGACCGACCCGGACACCGCGAGCGCCGGCTCCTTCTTCACCAACCCGGTGCTGAGCCAGGAGGACGCCCTGCTGCTGCCGGAGGACGCGCCACGTTACCCGGCGGGGGAGGACGTGAAGGTCAGCGCCGCGTGGCTCATCGAGCGCGCGGGGTTCGGCCGCGGCTACGGGCTCCCGGGACCGGCAGCGCTGTCCACGAAGCACACGCTCGCGCTGACGAACCGGGGCGGCGCCGCCGCCGCCGACATCGTGGCGCTGGCCCGCGAGGTCCGCGACGGGGTGCGCGAGCGGTTCGGGGTGGCCCTTGAGCCGGAGCCTGTGCTGGTGGGCGTCTCCCTCTGA
- a CDS encoding MFS transporter: MSARRTDDPRLRAASLAVFVVFALNGFNFSSWASRLPAVRDALGLSPEQMGALLLVGAIGSLIALPLSGLVVTRLGARRTVLAFALVNAVGLALASVGVAGGVVLVVASGAVVFGVGTGTWDASMNLEGAAVEQRLGHTVMPRYHAGFSIGTAAGAAVAALAAGLGVPVVVHIPVAVLASSIGVALAVRRFLPEREAGVEDAAQRHEATGADPATAVEGPSRARQAFGSWLEPRTLLIGLVVLAAALTEGSANDWVALAVVDGFGTTDAIGALAFGVFVTAMTAMRFLGTSLLDRFGRIATLRMSAVLSLVGLGVFALVPDTLLWLAMAGIVLWGMGAALGFPVGMSAASDDPARAAGRVSVVATIGYSAFLAGPPVLGLLAGAVGYRHALLAIAVPVLVGLCVLHALRPPAEADDGVAGTSMGRGSDQPAAGN, translated from the coding sequence ATGAGCGCCAGGCGCACCGACGACCCACGGCTGCGAGCGGCGTCGCTCGCGGTCTTCGTGGTCTTCGCCCTCAACGGCTTCAACTTCTCGAGTTGGGCATCGCGCCTGCCCGCGGTCCGTGACGCGCTGGGCCTGAGCCCGGAGCAGATGGGCGCGCTGCTGCTCGTGGGCGCCATCGGCTCCCTCATCGCGCTGCCGCTGTCCGGGCTGGTGGTGACGCGGCTCGGCGCGCGCCGCACGGTGCTGGCGTTCGCGCTCGTCAACGCGGTCGGGCTGGCGCTCGCGTCGGTCGGCGTCGCCGGCGGCGTGGTGCTCGTGGTGGCCTCCGGCGCCGTGGTGTTCGGCGTGGGCACCGGCACATGGGACGCGTCGATGAACCTCGAGGGGGCGGCGGTCGAGCAGCGGCTCGGGCACACGGTGATGCCCCGCTACCACGCGGGCTTCTCGATCGGCACCGCCGCCGGAGCTGCGGTGGCCGCGCTCGCCGCGGGCCTCGGAGTGCCCGTCGTGGTGCACATCCCGGTCGCGGTGCTGGCATCGAGCATCGGGGTGGCGCTCGCCGTGCGCCGATTCCTGCCCGAGCGCGAGGCAGGCGTCGAGGACGCGGCGCAGCGGCACGAGGCCACGGGCGCGGACCCGGCGACTGCCGTGGAGGGCCCCAGCCGCGCGCGGCAGGCCTTCGGCAGCTGGCTCGAGCCCCGGACGCTGCTGATCGGCCTGGTGGTGCTCGCCGCGGCCCTCACCGAGGGCTCCGCGAACGACTGGGTGGCGCTCGCGGTCGTCGACGGCTTCGGCACGACGGACGCCATCGGCGCCCTCGCCTTCGGCGTCTTCGTCACCGCCATGACGGCCATGCGGTTCCTCGGCACGTCCTTGCTCGACCGGTTCGGGCGGATCGCGACCTTGCGGATGTCGGCGGTGCTGTCGCTCGTCGGCCTCGGTGTCTTCGCCCTCGTCCCGGACACCCTGCTCTGGCTGGCCATGGCCGGCATCGTGCTGTGGGGGATGGGCGCCGCGCTCGGCTTCCCGGTCGGCATGAGCGCCGCCAGCGACGACCCGGCCCGTGCTGCCGGGCGGGTGAGCGTGGTCGCGACCATCGGGTACTCGGCGTTCCTCGCCGGCCCGCCGGTGCTGGGCCTGCTGGCCGGCGCCGTCGGCTACCGGCACGCCCTGCTGGCGATCGCCGTGCCCGTGCTCGTCGGGCTGTGCGTGCTGCACGCCCTCCGCCCGCCCGCCGAGGCCGACGACGGGGTCGCGGGGACGTCGATGGGCCGTGGCAGCGACCAGCCCGCGGCGGGGAACTAG